In Aspergillus nidulans FGSC A4 chromosome II, the genomic stretch ACCACCGTTCCTTCTTGCATGATGATAGAAAGTATGACCGGCAAATATACTCTCGACCACTTCCTCTAGGACCGCATCTAGCTGAACATGCGTATTGATATTCTCGCTGCTATTTGGGGGGTTACGTTCAAGAGTGTCGTGATTTTGACTTGACGTCTCAGCTTTCTTGGCATGTTTATGCTTCGAGTTTCGGTCTTTCCTGAATTTATCAATATAGGTAAAGTCCAGCAGATGATTGATAGTATCAAGCAAGGTCCGGCCGCAGGCCTCCAAAGTGTGTACCATTCCATACTGGAGAGCATTCAAGGCAGTATCGCTAAGGAGGTCTGCGGTGCCCAAAATTCCATGCAGGGGGCTTCTCAGTTCGTGAGAGATATTGCTGACCAGGTTTGTCTTTGCTCTGTCGGCCATCTCGATATCAAGTTTATGGACCGCAGCCATAATACTATTAGCAAAAGCACGCAGATACGCCAGCTCCGTCTCCGCCGCGAAAACACGCTGCGGCTTATTAGTCCAGACAAGCAATCCTGAAAGCCATCTCGACTTGTGAGAGTCCCACAGTGGCAGAAATATGATGCTTCGGGGGCCGTGAAGAACACGGTGCAGATCGTTGGCGTCTTGCTTGTGGCTCCGCTTCCGCCTCCTAGAGTCCTTTGTGGATACAGATTTCGAGGTGTCAGCAGAGAAATTGCTGCCGCTCTCGTCGGATAATGACCCGTCATTATTGTAGTTGAATATCTTCCCACGAGGGTACCGGTTCATCATGGCTTTCAGCAGAAACTCACGCAGCGCATAACCATTGTCCTGCGAGTTGGATCTGGCCCTGGAATCCTCGTTTATTGTGGAAAAGACGGAAGTGGAGCTACCTAGAATGCGACATATCGTCGTGCCATTTTCGAGCCCGGTATCGGGGCTTTCCTCACTGCTGGTAGTGGTCTCACTTTCTGACCGGGCTTCATGATCCTCGCAGTACTCGTATCCCACAAGGCCACCGAAAGATTCAACCCTAGCATCAAAAAAGACAACGCCTTCCACCGCGATGGACTCTCGGATCAAATTTGCTGCTCGGGAAAATATTTCCTGCAAGGAACCTTGAATGCCGTCATCGTCGGGTAGACTGTCCCCAGAAGGTTCGCTTCGGCAGATGGCCCGCCTTTGCAAATGTGAATTTTGCCTCTTGTGCGTGCCAGGTCTTGCGTCCGtttcgtcatcatcggcgccAGGAGAAGAATCTTTTCGAGccggacgatgaggaggttgttTCCGGGTATTGTCTCGCGCTtcctgcagatcctgctgtCGTTTATCCAACAAGCCTTCAATAGTCTCGTCACCGTGTCTACCTCGCGCAGCATCCTGCTCGTTCGACTCAAGCCATGAATCTCGGAGCGTCGATTTCCCCTCCACAAAGCTACCCAGACCAGTGATCATCTTCCGTGCTTGAATATTCTCATGCTCGAGATGCATCATGTCTAAGTATCTCATTATGGTCGCTGCCATGTCTTTCATGAAGTTTATTGTTGATTCATCCACCCctgatggccttggctgCGAGTCTAAGACGCCATATGACCCTATCACTTGCCCTCTTGGACTAATTATTGGCACACCAGCATAGAACCGGGCGGCATATAGTTGCTTGGGCACCGCGTATCGCTCCTTATTTTCACCCTGCAAGTCCGGAATAATCAAGGCCCCATGACTAACAGTCGTATTATCCGGAAGATTGGAAGGCGTGGTTGTCAGTTCCGTGCAGATGCTATTCTCTTTGGGTAGAACACAACATCCTAGCCGTAGTTCGTCGTCAGGCGAGCCTGTAGCTTCGGCCAGAATATACTGGTTCGTAGGGCCGAAGAGCGAGATGATTGCCCGCTGGGCACCAAGTCTCATGGCTCCCAGCTGGGCAAACGAGGTCAAGGCATGGTCTTGCGAAGATGCTGGCGAGAACGTTTTCCGGCTAGAGTCGTCGAAGGGAGCAAATGGGTAAGAGCTATGATCACGTGGTAGGTACCTTGCACAGGTCGGTTAGCAGGAACCGAACGACCGCGAGGCTAAGCCAACCTATAGAATTCGCGCTCTTTTGCTAGATTGAAGGGATAACTGTCTGGATCCATTGTAAGGCATAGTATTGCCAGTTCGTTCGGAAATGCTCTCTCCAGGGGGGTTAGGCTCTACTGTTTCTTTAAAGTGAGCGTAAATCCCAGAACAATGATATCATACGATTTCCGCCTACGTCATCCCTCCGCTGTACCATATGGACCTGCATTAGCCCTCCCTGGATCCAGACCATGGGCTACAGTGCAAATACCGCGCTTGAACGCCGCTGATGAAACGGCCCGCTGGTCATGTCCGATCTGGGGCCATCAGGACCTCTCGGGCCCGGGATTTCGAAGTGTACTCAAGAGTAGATCAAACAAAGTTCATTTGTACCATATCAACAAGTGCAATTTTATTACACTAACAGTCCACAATTAAGCACATATGGAATGGGAAGCATCAAGAGAAACGCCATTCATATCCCGCCGATCCAAGCGCCCGAGAATCAACCTGAACAAAAACCGCAGGCACCAAACATACCGCCAAATAACATGTACATGAAACAGCCTGGACAGAGCTGAACTGTACGATATAAACCTATCTGAATAAAGAGAAACTTGTCAACCGTATGCTAATATTGAAAAGCTCGTAAATGCAATCATTATGTGAAGGCTTAGGACCGATTCTTCGGCTGGGCCAGCATGTTCAAGCGACTCATGCTGAGCGCACGGCTCCTGGAACGCGCACTTGCGGGCGTTCCCTTGCGGATGGCCCCAGAGCCAAGACGGGAAGGAGTCTGTGAACGGGATTTGAGCGGGCTTGACGCCTGGGTTTTGGAAGGCTGAGGCGTATTGATCTTGACCCGCTTCACGCTTCGTCCTGGGCTATGGTCGGCTGGAGGGACATTTTCGCGGTCGGGCTCATCCTCAGCTGCCCGGTGTCTCTTTTTGTGGCTGAGGCCATGCGGCATTCCCGGAACTTCAGGCAAGGTGGCCTCAACAGGGACATCAGAGGGACGAACTGAACGGATAGTAGCTGACTTTTGCGCGTTACGATCCGGAGTCAAGACAGGAAGGGTAGGGTAGACGACGTCATATGTCGAAGGGTAAGTAATTGTGGCCGGTTTCTTGAAGGGCGATGGTGAAATCACTTCCTCAGCAAGCTGAGTCTTGGTACAAGGTGTGAACTCGACCCGCTTTTTGGGAGAAGGGGTAGGCGCCGCTCCGGGGGAGCTTTCACGGGACGGTTGAAGCAAAAGGTCGGGCGTAAAGTCTTGAGCTGCTCGGTGTGTCCCAGCGGCAATCTTAGAGGGGTCCTTGGAGAACAAAGGCTGATGGGGCCGTAGAATTGACTTGAGACTGCTCAGTGTGGGAATGTTGCTCTTAAAGCGCGGGTTGAATTCGGTGCGAGGGGTATTTGGTGCCTCGGCAGGTTTGGAAAGAGGAGAACGCGCGAGGGAGGGAATCATGCTGGTGCGAGGGGGTTTCAGGCTGCCAGATTGACGAGCCAGGGAGGCGCGTGTTGGTGTCAACAATGAGCTGCGAATACTGGACCTGGGCCGTGCAATCGCGGACTTGGGTAGGCGGCTTTGAGGTGTGACTGCAGCTCTATCCTGCTTGGTACGTTTCGCAGACGGCGTAGAAGGAGCTGAGGCCTTAAGCGTGGTAGCCGCAGGGGACTTTTGGCTCTCAGGTTCGTCCAGGCGGGCTTTCGAACTGGTCCTCTTAAGTGTCTTTTGAACAGGCTGGAACCGCCCTGG encodes the following:
- a CDS encoding uncharacterized protein (transcript_id=CADANIAT00004566); this encodes MAVRRSARLRSRQSPAQDTPAELNQNNSNNDRSENKLDAVMEREEPVESPKPQSTPAKVAHTPKGKLKKSPAKTPVTSLTRPTHFEMHPSKVHQSTTKQADSGLILGFNPIKKDAHGNVVKDDPAQSTPSKTNASPASTFYGTPAFEFKFSAQDTELSDEAKKLMESVREDVARIKANMVNEKANATGDAPQTSERKIAKPKGKAGRFSDVHMAEFKKMDSIAGHASAFRATPGRFQPVQKTLKRTSSKARLDEPESQKSPAATTLKASAPSTPSAKRTKQDRAAVTPQSRLPKSAIARPRSSIRSSLLTPTRASLARQSGSLKPPRTSMIPSLARSPLSKPAEAPNTPRTEFNPRFKSNIPTLSSLKSILRPHQPLFSKDPSKIAAGTHRAAQDFTPDLLLQPSRESSPGAAPTPSPKKRVEFTPCTKTQLAEEVISPSPFKKPATITYPSTYDVVYPTLPVLTPDRNAQKSATIRSVRPSDVPVEATLPEVPGMPHGLSHKKRHRAAEDEPDRENVPPADHSPGRSVKRVKINTPQPSKTQASSPLKSRSQTPSRLGSGAIRKGTPASARSRSRALSMSRLNMLAQPKNRS
- a CDS encoding protein hk-8-2 (transcript_id=CADANIAT00004565) — encoded protein: MDPDSYPFNLAKEREFYSSYPFAPFDDSSRKTFSPASSQDHALTSFAQLGAMRLGAQRAIISLFGPTNQYILAEATGSPDDELRLGCCVLPKENSICTELTTTPSNLPDNTTVSHGALIIPDLQGENKERYAVPKQLYAARFYAGVPIISPRGQVIGSYGVLDSQPRPSGVDESTINFMKDMAATIMRYLDMMHLEHENIQARKMITGLGSFVEGKSTLRDSWLESNEQDAARGRHGDETIEGLLDKRQQDLQEARDNTRKQPPHRPARKDSSPGADDDETDARPGTHKRQNSHLQRRAICRSEPSGDSLPDDDGIQGSLQEIFSRAANLIRESIAVEGVVFFDARVESFGGLVGYEYCEDHEARSESETTTSSEESPDTGLENGTTICRILGSSTSVFSTINEDSRARSNSQDNGYALREFLLKAMMNRYPRGKIFNYNNDGSLSDESGSNFSADTSKSVSTKDSRRRKRSHKQDANDLHRVLHGPRSIIFLPLWDSHKSRWLSGLLVWTNKPQRVFAAETELAYLRAFANSIMAAVHKLDIEMADRAKTNLVSNISHELRSPLHGILGTADLLSDTALNALQYGMVHTLEACGRTLLDTINHLLDFTYIDKFRKDRNSKHKHAKKAETSSQNHDTLERNPPNSSENINTHVQLDAVLEEVVESIFAGHTFYHHARRNGGSPKTAVVSAKQVTIIFDIQESNGWGFYTQAGCWRRIMLNVFSNALKYTQQGFVYIGLKVGEAETPRGESNDSSQSDSNAKYTVTLTVKDTGQGIGTAFLRNGLFVPFSQEDALAPGSGLGLSIVRKAVASLHGTIELSSEKDKGTEVTIQVPMSPVSDNPDESSTTAAYRSIRKKAQGKTLGLIGFGSSLVSERDSTLSNSLTRLCEDWFHLIVKRINLNDDPPAACDFYLMVHTDLDDPDAKGNQVLDLAEPSKVSPLIVICHCPEAAHKLYARSTSMSHNPKPIVEFISQPCGPRKLAKSMELCLKRMGGQETDQHEETRWVELPESSHLPLDIGPRDAPDERMKVSKRLAEEKNDEQHSRKPINDNISLPDEPGTVPEVTAPDGIAENGPPSVLLVEDNPINLNILDAYTKKEGWSSTTAQNGLEAFERFQEHPGKFALVIIDISMPVMNGFEASQRIRQFERKYFDAHPELRPSWHPTTIVALTGLDSKDAQHEAFASGINVFLTKPISRAKIRTLLKNL